The Chloroflexota bacterium genomic sequence ATGCCGGTGGACATCGTAGAAGAGGTCCGGGAGGCCTATCGCCAGCTTGGCGGCGGCTATGTCGCCGTGCGCTCATCGGCCACGGCGGAAGACCTGCCGGACGCCTCCTTCGCCGGACAGCAGAGCACCTTCCTCAACATCCTTGGGGAGGAAGAGGTCGTCCAGGCCGTCAAGGCCTGCTGGGCCAGCCTCTTTGAGGCGCGCGCCATCTTCTACCGCCAGGAGAACAAGTTCGACCACTTGAGCGTCGGCATCGCCGTCCCCGTCCAGCGCATGGTGGAATCGGAAGTCTCCGGCGTGATGTTCACCGCCGAGCCTATCTCCAGCGATACCTCCAAGCTCTTCATCGAAGCCGTCTACGGTCTGGGCGAGGCCATCGTCTCCGGCCAGGTGACGCCCGATACCTACCTTATAGACAAGGCTACGGCCAAGGTTGAGAAGTCCTCCGTCGCCCCGCAGGACTGGATGCTTGCCCGGAGTGTCAACGGCAGGGGGCCGGAGGGCGCGAACCACAGGGTCGCCATCCCCAGGGACAAGGTGCGCGCGCCCAAGCTCGATGAGGCCCTCGTCCACAAGCTCGTCGCCCTTGGCAAGCATCTTGAGGCGCACTACAAGCACCCGCAGGATATCGAGTGGGCCACCGAACGCGGCAACGTCTATATCCTGCAGACGCGCCCCATCACCACCCTCAAGCAGGGCGCGGCCAAGCCCGCCTCCGCCGGCTTCGATGCGCCCATCCTCGTCAAAGGCGCGCCTGCCTGCCCGGGCGTCGGCGCGGGCAAGGTCGTCATCCTTGAAGGGCCGCACGAGATAGACAAAGTGAAGAAGGGCGATGTTCTTGTGGCGGACATGACCACGCCCGATTACGTTCCCGCCATGAAGCGCGCCGCCGCCATCATCACCAACAAGGGCGGGCGCACCTGCCACGCCGCCATCGTCAGCCGCGAGCTGGGCGTCCCCTGCATCGTCGGCGCGGAGGGCGCGACGGGCCTTCTCAAGCCCGGCCAGGATGTCACGGTGGACGCCACCAACGGCAAGGTCTACGCGGGGATTCTGCATTTTGAGACGCAGCAGATCGCAACCGTGGGCAAATACACAAAGACGCGCACCAAGCTCTATGTGAACCTGGCCGACCCGGCGCGCGCCGAGCAGATCGCGGCCATGAACGTGGACGGCGTCGGCCTCCTCCGCGCCGAGTTCATCGCCGCCCACATCGGCGAGCATCCGCACTACATGCTGGACCAGGGCAAGGGGCAGGAGTTCACGGACAAGCTCGCCAAAGGCATCCGCGCCTTCGCCAAGGCCTTCTATCCGCGCCCCGTCACCTACCGCACCACGGACTTCAAGACCAACGAGTACCGCAACCTCAAGGGCGGCAAGCAGTACGAGGATGAGGAAGAAAACCCGATGATCGGCTTCCGCGGCTGCTTCCGCCACCTGGCCGACGAGGCCGTCTTCCGCCTGGAGACGGATGCCATCAAGAAGGTGGAGCAGGAGTTCGATAACCTGAACGTCATGATCCCCTTCGTCCGCACGCCGAACGAGCTGCGCCAGATAAAAAAGGTCCTGGCCGACCACAAGGTCGCCAAGGGCAAACTCTGGATCATGGTGGAGATCCCCGCCACCGTCATCCTGCTCGATCAGTTCCTGGACGAGGGCGTGGACGGCATCTCCATCGGCTCCAACGACCTTACCCAGCTCGTCCTGGGCGTGGACCGCGATAACGCTAAGTACGCCGAGCTCTTTGACGAGCGCAACGAGGCCGTGCTCTGGTGCCTGGAGAAGATCATCGGCACCTGCCGCCGCCGGGGTATCACCGCCTCCATCTGCGGCCAGGCCCCCTCCTTCTATCCCGATTTGACCGCGAAGCTCGTGGATTGGGGCATCACTTCTGTGTCAGTGAGCCCTGACATGATCGTCCGCACTCGCGATATAATCGGCGAAGTGGAAGAGCGGATGAAGATCCTCCCGCCGCAGAGCTAGACGCCCCGTTCCCCGCCCGTCCCTCTCGCCGGAGCCCGCCGCTCTCTCCTTTGGGAAAGCTTCGCTATGGCCATCTCTTCGACGATCCTTCAGCGCA encodes the following:
- the ppsA gene encoding phosphoenolpyruvate synthase; its protein translation is MAVTKSAVRWFKDVGKENLAEAGGKGANLGEMTRHGIPVPPGFVVTAGAYFDFIGQAGLRSLIREATQGLDVHNSAALEKAAERIKSAILSAKMPVDIVEEVREAYRQLGGGYVAVRSSATAEDLPDASFAGQQSTFLNILGEEEVVQAVKACWASLFEARAIFYRQENKFDHLSVGIAVPVQRMVESEVSGVMFTAEPISSDTSKLFIEAVYGLGEAIVSGQVTPDTYLIDKATAKVEKSSVAPQDWMLARSVNGRGPEGANHRVAIPRDKVRAPKLDEALVHKLVALGKHLEAHYKHPQDIEWATERGNVYILQTRPITTLKQGAAKPASAGFDAPILVKGAPACPGVGAGKVVILEGPHEIDKVKKGDVLVADMTTPDYVPAMKRAAAIITNKGGRTCHAAIVSRELGVPCIVGAEGATGLLKPGQDVTVDATNGKVYAGILHFETQQIATVGKYTKTRTKLYVNLADPARAEQIAAMNVDGVGLLRAEFIAAHIGEHPHYMLDQGKGQEFTDKLAKGIRAFAKAFYPRPVTYRTTDFKTNEYRNLKGGKQYEDEEENPMIGFRGCFRHLADEAVFRLETDAIKKVEQEFDNLNVMIPFVRTPNELRQIKKVLADHKVAKGKLWIMVEIPATVILLDQFLDEGVDGISIGSNDLTQLVLGVDRDNAKYAELFDERNEAVLWCLEKIIGTCRRRGITASICGQAPSFYPDLTAKLVDWGITSVSVSPDMIVRTRDIIGEVEERMKILPPQS